One part of the Mycobacteriales bacterium genome encodes these proteins:
- a CDS encoding response regulator: MTRVLVVDDEPQILRALRVNLRARDYDVLTAATGKQALDVAAQRHPDIVVLDLGLPDMDGVEVIRGLRGWTTVPIVILSGRSQSVLKVHALDAGADDYVTKPFNIDELMARIRAVSRRALVADEAPVVSFADVTVDLRAHRVTRADADVRLTPTEWQLLEILVRNPGRLVSQRELIRAVRGPNYDDAAHYLRQFMAQLRQKLETDPARPAHLLTEPGMGYRFQS, encoded by the coding sequence GTGACGCGAGTTCTCGTCGTCGACGACGAGCCCCAGATCCTGCGCGCCCTCCGCGTGAACCTGCGCGCCCGTGACTACGACGTCCTCACCGCGGCGACCGGCAAACAGGCGCTCGATGTCGCCGCGCAGCGTCACCCCGACATCGTGGTGCTCGACCTCGGCCTGCCGGACATGGACGGCGTGGAGGTGATCCGCGGGCTACGCGGCTGGACGACGGTCCCGATCGTGATCTTGTCCGGCCGCAGCCAGAGCGTGCTCAAGGTGCACGCCTTGGACGCCGGCGCAGACGACTACGTGACCAAGCCGTTCAACATCGATGAGCTCATGGCGCGAATCCGTGCGGTCAGCCGCCGGGCCCTCGTCGCCGACGAGGCCCCCGTCGTGAGCTTCGCCGACGTGACCGTCGACCTCCGCGCCCATCGGGTGACCCGCGCGGACGCCGACGTGCGGCTCACCCCCACCGAATGGCAGCTCCTCGAGATCCTCGTCCGCAACCCCGGTCGACTGGTGTCGCAGCGAGAGCTGATCCGTGCCGTCCGCGGCCCGAACTATGACGACGCGGCGCACTATCTGCGCCAGTTCATGGCCCAGCTGCGGCAGAAGCTCGAAACCGACCCGGCTCGGCCGGCACACCTGCTGACCGAACCGGGGATGGGCTATCGCTTCCAGTCCTGA
- a CDS encoding transglycosylase family protein, with the protein MQPPKTASRRTRYASLVNPTRRRIGVGAGVVAVIVGSAAPAFAINPGGGRHRIEVERAAGTFHASHAQRTVAAHAADDSFLDQELYKLRMCESHDNYQDNTGNGYYGAYQFALQTWEDLGMTGRPDQAAPAMQDYAAKVLHARAGWGPWPACAAKEGLT; encoded by the coding sequence GTGCAGCCTCCCAAGACTGCTTCTCGCCGTACCCGCTACGCCAGCCTGGTAAACCCGACTCGTCGCCGGATCGGCGTGGGCGCCGGGGTCGTGGCGGTGATCGTGGGCTCCGCGGCTCCGGCCTTTGCCATCAATCCCGGCGGCGGACGACACCGGATCGAGGTCGAGCGGGCGGCGGGCACGTTCCACGCCAGTCACGCGCAGCGCACGGTTGCTGCGCATGCCGCGGACGACTCGTTCCTCGACCAGGAGCTGTACAAGCTGCGGATGTGCGAGTCGCACGACAACTACCAGGACAACACCGGCAACGGCTACTACGGCGCGTACCAGTTCGCGCTGCAGACGTGGGAGGACCTCGGCATGACCGGGCGCCCCGACCAGGCCGCACCCGCGATGCAGGACTACGCCGCGAAGGTGCTCCATGCCCGTGCCGGCTGGGGCCCGTGGCCGGCCTGTGCGGCCAAGGAAGGCCTCACCTGA
- a CDS encoding pirin family protein, with the protein MPAVTVPDLTTLQRLPAPGVSTTIPRPVKSVTTAPGGFEGEGFPVRRAFHGVDLADLDPFVHMDQMGEVEYAPGEPKGTPWHPHRGFETVTYIIDGTFEHQDSNGGGGVITNGDTQWMTAGGGILHIEKPPEALVASGGLFHGIQLWVNLPRVQKLIAPRYQDLRAGGVGLLTSPDAGALIRVIAGDVAGVSGPGSTYTPMTMVHATVAPGASLTLPWRADFNALGYVLSGSGTVGTERIAVRTGQLAVFGPGGSLTVAADAAQDARHSAGLDVLLLGGTPLREPVAWMGPFVMNTKAEVQQAFEDYQRGRLGVIPAHTS; encoded by the coding sequence ATGCCCGCCGTCACCGTCCCCGACCTGACCACCCTCCAGCGGCTCCCCGCACCGGGGGTGTCGACGACGATCCCGCGGCCGGTCAAAAGCGTGACCACCGCGCCGGGCGGGTTCGAAGGCGAGGGCTTCCCGGTCCGCCGCGCCTTCCACGGCGTGGACCTCGCCGATCTCGACCCGTTCGTGCACATGGATCAGATGGGTGAGGTCGAGTACGCGCCGGGTGAGCCCAAGGGGACGCCGTGGCACCCGCATCGCGGGTTCGAGACGGTCACCTACATCATCGACGGCACGTTCGAGCACCAGGACTCCAACGGCGGCGGCGGCGTCATCACCAACGGCGACACGCAGTGGATGACCGCCGGAGGCGGCATCCTGCACATCGAGAAGCCGCCGGAGGCGCTCGTTGCCAGCGGCGGGCTCTTCCACGGCATCCAGCTGTGGGTCAACCTCCCCCGCGTCCAGAAGCTGATCGCACCGCGTTACCAGGACCTGCGCGCCGGCGGCGTCGGGTTGCTCACCTCACCCGACGCCGGCGCGCTGATCCGCGTGATCGCCGGCGACGTGGCGGGCGTGAGCGGCCCGGGCTCGACGTACACCCCGATGACGATGGTCCACGCGACCGTCGCGCCCGGCGCGAGTCTGACCCTGCCGTGGCGAGCGGACTTCAACGCCCTCGGCTACGTCCTGTCAGGCAGCGGCACGGTCGGCACCGAACGGATCGCGGTACGGACCGGCCAGCTGGCCGTCTTCGGTCCCGGAGGCTCGCTGACGGTGGCGGCGGACGCCGCCCAGGACGCTCGCCACAGCGCCGGCCTCGACGTCTTGCTGCTGGGTGGCACGCCATTGCGTGAGCCGGTCGCGTGGATGGGCCCGTTCGTGATGAACACCAAGGCCGAGGTGCAGCAGGCGTTCGAGGACTACCAGCGCGGTCGCCTCGGCGTGATCCCGGCTCACACCTCCTGA
- a CDS encoding carbonic anhydrase yields the protein MSAADELVAHNVGYAKTYPGPRPVVPARHLTVVTCMDSRMDVHAMLGLELGEAHVIRNAGGIVTDDVVRSLAISQRRLRTEAVVVIHHTDCGLLNLDEDAFAAELAADAGSAPSWRSGTFCDVYEDVRKCVAQLQASPYLKTTSDIRGFVFDVDSGLLQEV from the coding sequence ATGTCCGCAGCCGATGAGCTAGTTGCCCACAACGTCGGCTACGCCAAGACCTACCCCGGTCCGCGTCCGGTCGTCCCGGCTCGCCACCTGACGGTGGTCACGTGCATGGACTCCCGGATGGACGTGCACGCGATGCTCGGTCTCGAGCTCGGCGAGGCCCACGTCATCCGCAACGCGGGCGGCATCGTGACCGACGACGTCGTACGTTCGCTGGCCATCAGCCAGCGTCGGCTGCGTACCGAGGCGGTCGTCGTCATCCATCACACCGACTGCGGGCTGCTCAACCTCGACGAGGACGCGTTCGCCGCCGAGCTGGCCGCGGACGCCGGCAGTGCGCCGTCGTGGCGGTCGGGGACGTTCTGCGACGTCTACGAGGACGTGCGCAAGTGCGTCGCGCAGCTGCAGGCGTCGCCGTACCTGAAGACCACGAGCGACATCCGCGGGTTCGTCTTCGACGTGGACAGCGGTTTGCTTCAGGAGGTGTGA
- a CDS encoding SDR family NAD(P)-dependent oxidoreductase: protein MSVDLTGRIAWITGGSQGFGAAVARRLTGHGATVVLSDIKEAAGQALAEELGGSFVACDVTSFEQCQAAVRAVLDKHGRLDIAFLNAGVTTGCGLGEDFDPALYRRAMGVNIDGVVYGAHAAYAALKADGGGDLIATASLAGLTGTAFDPVYGANKHAVVGLVRALGDDWPNQGIRVNALCPGFADTEIVNEIRGVLADSGIPLIEVERVVDAFMAALTSGRSAECWYIQPGRQPEPFRFRGIPGPRVAE, encoded by the coding sequence ATGAGCGTCGACCTCACCGGCCGCATCGCCTGGATCACCGGCGGCTCCCAGGGCTTCGGCGCCGCGGTCGCCCGCCGGCTCACCGGCCACGGCGCGACCGTCGTCCTGTCCGACATCAAGGAAGCCGCCGGGCAAGCGCTCGCCGAGGAGCTGGGCGGCAGCTTCGTGGCCTGTGACGTGACGAGCTTCGAGCAGTGCCAGGCGGCGGTGCGCGCCGTCCTCGACAAGCACGGCCGGCTCGACATCGCGTTCCTCAACGCCGGGGTCACCACCGGCTGCGGCCTCGGCGAGGACTTCGACCCCGCGCTCTACCGCCGGGCGATGGGGGTCAACATCGACGGCGTCGTGTACGGCGCACACGCGGCGTACGCGGCACTGAAGGCCGACGGCGGCGGCGACCTGATCGCCACCGCGAGCCTCGCGGGTCTCACCGGCACCGCCTTCGACCCGGTCTACGGCGCGAACAAGCACGCGGTCGTCGGATTGGTGCGCGCGCTCGGCGACGACTGGCCCAACCAGGGCATCCGGGTCAACGCGCTGTGCCCGGGCTTCGCCGACACCGAGATCGTCAACGAGATCCGGGGCGTGCTCGCCGACAGCGGCATCCCGCTGATCGAGGTCGAGCGCGTGGTCGACGCGTTCATGGCGGCCCTGACCTCGGGCCGCTCCGCCGAGTGCTGGTACATCCAGCCGGGACGGCAGCCCGAGCCGTTCCGCTTCCGCGGCATCCCGGGACCCCGCGTCGCGGAATAG